In the Gossypium raimondii isolate GPD5lz chromosome 9, ASM2569854v1, whole genome shotgun sequence genome, one interval contains:
- the LOC105800235 gene encoding uncharacterized protein LOC105800235 isoform X2, protein MSTSKKSYRSSQPSLKYRLSVVEGVFFEIGELVPEEYTPSPPDTNRKTRIKAHAKQTQILSTAELISSLNQIWNYASSIAIPQQQTNLERARLVSQKEDILVKLGSEENGSGSISADRKYFCIDLRTARQLSSLRKPNFDIVKITKKMSMFESSNGNINPSFYQGLFCGGSDFANEDWKGKGLAAVGFSYEFGNIYKWMRKMIPAGLQHFVKFPEIENKKIGAFAGIFVSLCLHPIDTVKTVIQSCHAEQKSIFYIGRSIISERGFTGLYSGIASNIASSAPISALYTFSYESVKGALLPLLPKEYHSLAHCMAGGCASVATSFIFTPSERIKQQMQVGAHYQNCWNALVEIIRKGGLPSLYTGWGAVLCRNIPNSIIKFYTYESLKQVMLTSLQSPTQLNTLQTLVCGALSGSTAAFFTTPFDVVKTRLQTQIPGSLSRYNNVYHALQDIWMHEGLSGLSRGLIPRLVMYTTQGALFFASYESFKQLLSLERPQLTAHEQEKENKDDSTSQLPSSSPSRLHSCHS, encoded by the exons ATGTCTACCTCTAAAAAGTCATATAGAAGTAGTCAACCTTCACTCAAGTACAGGTTGAGCGTAGTTGAGGGGGTTTTCTTTGAGATTGGTGAGCTTGTTCCTGAAGAATATACCCCTTCCCCGCCTGATACAAATAGGAAAACCCGAATAAAGGCTCATGCCAAGCAAACTCAAATACTGAGCACTGCTGAGTTGATCTCATCATTAAACCAGATATGGAACTATGCAAGCTCTATTGCTATCCCTCAACAACAGACAAATCTGGAAAGAGCCCGTCTTGTCTCTCAAAAAGAGGATATATTGGTCAAATTGGGGTCGGAAGAAAATGGCTCGGGATCTATTTCAGCTGATAGAAAATACTTTTGCATTGATTTGAGGACAGCTAGGCAGTTGTCATCTCTCAGGAAGCCAAACTTCGATATTGTCAAAATAACCAAGAAAATGTCCATGTTCGAATCTTCTAATGGAAATATTAACCCTTCATTTTACCAGGGGCTTTTTTGCGGTGGCTCTGACTTTGCCAACGAGGATTGGAAAGGAAAGGGGCTTGCGGCTGttggattttcatatgaatttgGAAATATCTACAAATGGATGAGAAAGATGATTCCTGCTGGCCTTCAGCATTTTGTAAAATTCCCAGAGATTGAGAATAAGAAAATTG GGGCTTTTGCTGGAATATTTGTTAGCCTATGCCTACATCCAATTGATACAGTTAAGACAGTCATTCAATCTTGTCATGCAGAGCAGAagtcaatattttatattggaAGATCAATAATTTCTGAAAGAG GCTTCACTGGATTATATAGCGGCATTGCTAGCAATATTGCATCTTCAGCTCCAATATCTGCCCTTTATACTTTCTCATATGAATCAGTCAAAGGGGCTTTGCTTCCTCTTCTCCCTAAG GAGTATCATTCTTTAGCTCATTGCATGGCTGGTGGTTGTGCAAGCGTTgctacttcttttatttttacaccTAGTGAGCGTATAAAGCAGCAGATGCAAGTTGGTGCACACTATCAAAACTGCTG GAATGCCTTGGTTGAGATTATCAGAAAGGGGGGTCTGCCTTCACTCTACACTGGGTGGGGGGCTGTACTCTGCAGGAATATTCCAAATTCAATTATCAAG TTCTACACATACGAAAGCTTGAAGCAAGTCATGTTGACATCATTGCAATCACCTACTCAACTGAACACATTACAGACT CTAGTTTGTGGTGCCCTGTCTGGTTCAACTGCGGCTTTCTTTACAACTCCCTTTGATGTGGTGAAGACAAGATTACAGACACAG ATACCTGGATCTCTGAGCAGATACAATAATGTGTATCATGCCCTTCAAGATATATGGATGCATGAAGGGTTGAGTGGTCTATCCAG GGGATTGATTCCTCGGTTGGTTATGTATACGACTCAAGGAGCACTCTTCTTTGCTTCATACGAATCTTTCAAGCAATTACTCTCCTTGGAGAGGCCACAATTAACCGCTCACGAACaggaaaaggaaaacaaagatGACTCTACATCGCAATTACCATCATCATCGCCATCAAGGTTGCACAGTTGCCATTCATAA
- the LOC105800235 gene encoding uncharacterized protein LOC105800235 isoform X1: protein MSTSKKSYRSSQPSLKYRLSVVEGVFFEIGELVPEEYTPSPPDTNRKTRIKAHAKQTQILSTAELISSLNQIWNYASSIAIPQQQTNLERARLVSQKEDILVKLGSEENGSGSISADRKYFCIDLRTARQLSSLRKPNFDIVKITKKMSMFESSNGNINPSFYQGLFCGGSDFANEDWKGKGLAAVGFSYEFGNIYKWMRKMIPAGLQHFVKFPEIENKKIGKYCIAASSGIGNCISADRTSLTDNLPTENAERYSHCIESKDLSISQDMKPVMNTGGTTSLCSDYFLIDAQETEADCSGSRTPDSDLCADSHINSLASHYSAYKEWQPLSDGSEYHENQQKQLEVFSTNGGRMESHLTAIASEKPQFALAKQEHAFAGAFAGIFVSLCLHPIDTVKTVIQSCHAEQKSIFYIGRSIISERGFTGLYSGIASNIASSAPISALYTFSYESVKGALLPLLPKEYHSLAHCMAGGCASVATSFIFTPSERIKQQMQVGAHYQNCWNALVEIIRKGGLPSLYTGWGAVLCRNIPNSIIKFYTYESLKQVMLTSLQSPTQLNTLQTLVCGALSGSTAAFFTTPFDVVKTRLQTQIPGSLSRYNNVYHALQDIWMHEGLSGLSRGLIPRLVMYTTQGALFFASYESFKQLLSLERPQLTAHEQEKENKDDSTSQLPSSSPSRLHSCHS from the exons ATGTCTACCTCTAAAAAGTCATATAGAAGTAGTCAACCTTCACTCAAGTACAGGTTGAGCGTAGTTGAGGGGGTTTTCTTTGAGATTGGTGAGCTTGTTCCTGAAGAATATACCCCTTCCCCGCCTGATACAAATAGGAAAACCCGAATAAAGGCTCATGCCAAGCAAACTCAAATACTGAGCACTGCTGAGTTGATCTCATCATTAAACCAGATATGGAACTATGCAAGCTCTATTGCTATCCCTCAACAACAGACAAATCTGGAAAGAGCCCGTCTTGTCTCTCAAAAAGAGGATATATTGGTCAAATTGGGGTCGGAAGAAAATGGCTCGGGATCTATTTCAGCTGATAGAAAATACTTTTGCATTGATTTGAGGACAGCTAGGCAGTTGTCATCTCTCAGGAAGCCAAACTTCGATATTGTCAAAATAACCAAGAAAATGTCCATGTTCGAATCTTCTAATGGAAATATTAACCCTTCATTTTACCAGGGGCTTTTTTGCGGTGGCTCTGACTTTGCCAACGAGGATTGGAAAGGAAAGGGGCTTGCGGCTGttggattttcatatgaatttgGAAATATCTACAAATGGATGAGAAAGATGATTCCTGCTGGCCTTCAGCATTTTGTAAAATTCCCAGAGATTGAGAATAAGAAAATTGGTAAATATTGCATTGCTGCAAGTAGTGGTATAGGGAACTGCATTTCAGCAGATAGAACTAGTCTGACAGATAACTTACCCACTGAAAATGCTGAGCGTTATTCTCATTGCATCGAATCTAAAGATCTGTCCATATCTCAAGATATGAAACCGGTTATGAATACAGGAGGAACCACCTCTCTGTGCTCAGATTATTTCCTCATTGATGCTCAAGAAACCGAGGCAGATTGTAGTGGTTCGAGGACTCCAGATTCCGATCTTTGTGCAGATTCTCATATAAACTCTTTAGCTTCCCATTATAGTGCATACAAAGAGTGGCAACCGCTTAGTGATGGTAGCGAGTACCatgaaaatcaacaaaaacaatTGGAAGTATTTTCCACAAATGGCGGTCGAATGGAAAGTCACTTAACTGCAATTGCCAGTGAAAAACCTCAATTTGCTCTTGCTAAACAAGAGCATGCTTTTGCAGGGGCTTTTGCTGGAATATTTGTTAGCCTATGCCTACATCCAATTGATACAGTTAAGACAGTCATTCAATCTTGTCATGCAGAGCAGAagtcaatattttatattggaAGATCAATAATTTCTGAAAGAG GCTTCACTGGATTATATAGCGGCATTGCTAGCAATATTGCATCTTCAGCTCCAATATCTGCCCTTTATACTTTCTCATATGAATCAGTCAAAGGGGCTTTGCTTCCTCTTCTCCCTAAG GAGTATCATTCTTTAGCTCATTGCATGGCTGGTGGTTGTGCAAGCGTTgctacttcttttatttttacaccTAGTGAGCGTATAAAGCAGCAGATGCAAGTTGGTGCACACTATCAAAACTGCTG GAATGCCTTGGTTGAGATTATCAGAAAGGGGGGTCTGCCTTCACTCTACACTGGGTGGGGGGCTGTACTCTGCAGGAATATTCCAAATTCAATTATCAAG TTCTACACATACGAAAGCTTGAAGCAAGTCATGTTGACATCATTGCAATCACCTACTCAACTGAACACATTACAGACT CTAGTTTGTGGTGCCCTGTCTGGTTCAACTGCGGCTTTCTTTACAACTCCCTTTGATGTGGTGAAGACAAGATTACAGACACAG ATACCTGGATCTCTGAGCAGATACAATAATGTGTATCATGCCCTTCAAGATATATGGATGCATGAAGGGTTGAGTGGTCTATCCAG GGGATTGATTCCTCGGTTGGTTATGTATACGACTCAAGGAGCACTCTTCTTTGCTTCATACGAATCTTTCAAGCAATTACTCTCCTTGGAGAGGCCACAATTAACCGCTCACGAACaggaaaaggaaaacaaagatGACTCTACATCGCAATTACCATCATCATCGCCATCAAGGTTGCACAGTTGCCATTCATAA